The Fulvia fulva chromosome 11, complete sequence genome segment CAGACCACGAAGACTTCCGCTGCAAACGAGTAGGTGTAGAAGCCTAACAATTCCTTGTAGGAGGTCGGCCTAGTATCTTCGCCGGGATACGATGGCTCGATGGATCCTGCATCTTCGTCGACGGGACCCATTGTCCAGATCACCTCCTGGGACAGGGTGGAGGAGAAGGACGAAAGCTCATCATCTGCCTCGTCACGGCTTGAGTAGTCCTCTTCGCGCTGGTCGTTGTCTCTGCGATATGATATCGGTGATGATGATGCTGTACTAGGCGTAGCGATGGTGTGATGGTCGTGGAGTTGTGAGTGAGATGTCAGCGGAGGATCTCTCGGCTGCGCTTGCCCTTGCTGGCGGCCCCGGCTAAACATGGCACGAGCTAAAACCAGCCCGAGCCTGCCTCCATTGCTGAAACACGGAAAGGAGCAAGAAGTGGTCTGAAGGGATCAGAACATGTTATCGATCTATGGAAGAGGATGCGCATGGAGATGATGGGTACATAAGAACATAGGTGGGCGCGTATCGCGATAACGCAAGCGTACCGTTGAGATGATGGTGTGCACATGGCCTCTGCGCATGGACAAGGTCGATCCGCTAGTTGAGGGTGTCATCTGGTGCACGAGATGCCTGACAGTCATAACCAAGTTCTGTGAGACAGCTCGCTGGTGACGGCGAGCAAGGCAGGATCTCCAGCGTACCAGGCCGTGCCATGGTCTCAGAGATATGACTGCGAGCTCGACAACGCTGTCAACGGTAGTTCTGTGATGGCGCTGCTAGCGTTCCCACGTGATTGGATGGACTCTCAGGCACCATGCCCCATATGCCGCTCAGTCTGCTAACAGTCGGGCGTAGGAGCGCGACGGTAGCTGGAGACTGGAGTGGGAAATCATCCCTATTATGTTACTGTCAGCACCCGCAACAATTGAATTGTGCGGTGCCATGTTGTTCGCTCGATCGCAGCTGCAGGTTCGGCTGCGTTCGCCGGAATTGGCTGTCCGTGTGTGGTCTGCTCTCGATAGCCCCCGGCTTTGGAGTCGGCATCAGCATCAGCCCAATGGCGGCAATGTCATTTTGTGTAGGACTGTAGGTAGTGATGAGGAATTTGCAAAAGAGAACGTGGGAATGGCTCGATGTGAATGCTGCTGCAACTTGGAGGAGAACGGGAAGTGCCAGTGCCTACATGTACCTTTCGTATAGTTCGAGCGCCTCGCTTAGCTTGCAGGGATCATCGGGCGGGATCTGCGATCGCGCTGCCGAACAACATCGTCTGCGTCTGCGTCTGCGTCCACTTTCCTTTGACCAACTCACTCACTCACCAACCCACCTTGCCGCTGTCGCGTTCGAACAACACCGCATATCTACCACCACCCACAACACACCCACCGAACAAATCCATACCTCAGCAGGAGCGCGCCGTGATTGCATGCGACAAGCGACAGTTACCGCGGCGCTGACATCACATCGCGGCCGTTCACCTTCACCTTCCGCGCGCGCACGGCCACCCTCCACCACACACGACACGTGCAACATTGCTACCACCCGCGCATACATACTCTCCAACTCCATCCTCACACTCAGCCGCGACATTGTAGCAGTGCCGCAAAACAGAGTTGGAGGACGACAGCAAGACATGACCTGCATGGGGAGGAGCTGCTGAGAGAACACATTGCGCACAACGAGTCTCGACGAACGGTACGCAGTGGAGGCGTCAGGTGGTGGAGGCGCGCGGCGAGGCGGCGAGGAGGCAAGTGCTGGTGCTGGTGCGGGAGGCGGCTCGGCGATGCCAGGCAGGTTGATCATGGATCAACAAGGAGCGATCGGGTCGCAGGACCTGAAGAAAGATCGCAGCCAGGCACAAATAGCAAGCCTCCCTAAGAAGCCAGACTTTGCACAGCATACACCTGCGCCGCAGGTCAATGGCCCCATGACTCCTGCAGTCAATGGCTCAATCCCCAATGGCACATCCACGCACAACGCGCCTTCCACAGTGACGAACGGATCTGGCATGGCTGCGGACACGGCCATGTCCGGGATGGAAGCTCCGCCGGAGCTCGACCAATCATGGCAGGAGAATCGCGAAGTGTGGAAGTCGATGGGCAAGATGATCGAGCGGACGGCGCAAGCATGTTACTCAGATCTGCTTGACACCGTCAACAGGCTCCATGAGACGCCGCTGGTAGTACCGGCAGCTCAGCCAAATGGGGCTGCTCCGCAAGTGAATGACACATCACAAGACAGCATCAACAAGAAGCGGATTATTATGGACTTTGCTAAAGGCCAGCGGGATCGTTTCATGAAGAGTGCTGTCCTTGTAGCCTGGGCCAAGACCACCGGCGACGCTATGAGCACGCTCATCGATGTCAGGTATGCGCAGAGTAAAGAACAAAATGCACAAGACACGGCGATCTGGCGTATTGGCGACTCGAAAAAGGCAACAGAAATCGTAAAGCAGCGAAGTCCGAATATCCAGGGCGCACTTGACCTTCTAGCCACTGGCAAAGCGAGCCACTTGCCTGGCCTCAACTTCGTGCAACCGAAGCGCATGTCTGCCAAACAACTACTCAAGACATTACAAGGCATGAATGTGACGCTCGCAACGCGGCTGAACCTTCACGAAGACTTACCAGTTCATTTCAATGACTTCCGCATCGCCAATGGGCGAGCGACGTTTCGAGTACCTGGAGAGTTTGAGGTTGACCTTTCAGTAGCAGACGAGGAGCCGACCAGCCAGTTCTACCTGATCGATATCCGATTCCTGTTCGTTCCAGCGCCCATTGGACTGCATGAAGCTCTTCGTGCCCAATTGGAGCTCAGGGCGAACGCCGAGCTCAGTGCGAAAGGCCTGCAGGGCTGCTACGACTTTTTGCATAACTTTGTTCTGACGCACAAAATCAACGTGCTCAAGAGTCAGGTTGCGAAGTTAGCACAAGAGAAGTGGTTCGATTGTCTCAGTGTGCAAACACATCGCCGAGTGATCACTTTGCAGTACTGGACCGCCGTGCCTGGCCGCAAAAGCTGGCTAGAGATCGGCGTGGCGACCGGCAAGGATGCCGCGCGACGATTCAGGCGCACCCCTAATCCGCAGCTGTCAATCCGATGGTTCAGGCGAGGAGAAGAGATGAAGGATACCAAGCTGGATATCGATTGGCTCAATCTGGATGTCGAACAGATCTTGTCTGAGGTTGTCGCGAGACACATATCGTGGTCGCTAACCTCAATCAAAGACCGCTTACAGGCGCTGGCGGGTCCAGAATCGAAGCTCGACATGCATCTTGACACATCCGAAAGCGTGCCCGAGGATTGCTCTTTGCGGCTATCAATTGCTGGCCTCCAAGATGCCGTTGTGGTGCGACAAGAGCCGGTGACAGGCAAGCTGTCCGTTTCGCCGCCTAACCAGCGAGCCACCAGATGCGAGCTAGCTATCAATTCGAACGAACAGGTAGATACAGCAACAGTACTTGCGAGCGCACTGTGTGATATGATGAAAGATCGCGTTGATGTGGTTGCCAGTATCGCTGGCTGGAGCCAACTCCGGGAAGAGTTCGCGAAGGATAGTCTGAAGCAAGCTTTCGGAAACGCGTCCATCAGAGCATACATGTGCAGCGGAGGCTGGGGCAAGCAATGGGCACTCTTCGCGACTTTCTCATT includes the following:
- a CDS encoding Mediator of RNA polymerase II transcription subunit 14, with product MPGRLIMDQQGAIGSQDLKKDRSQAQIASLPKKPDFAQHTPAPQVNGPMTPAVNGSIPNGTSTHNAPSTVTNGSGMAADTAMSGMEAPPELDQSWQENREVWKSMGKMIERTAQACYSDLLDTVNRLHETPLVVPAAQPNGAAPQVNDTSQDSINKKRIIMDFAKGQRDRFMKSAVLVAWAKTTGDAMSTLIDVRYAQSKEQNAQDTAIWRIGDSKKATEIVKQRSPNIQGALDLLATGKASHLPGLNFVQPKRMSAKQLLKTLQGMNVTLATRLNLHEDLPVHFNDFRIANGRATFRVPGEFEVDLSVADEEPTSQFYLIDIRFLFVPAPIGLHEALRAQLELRANAELSAKGLQGCYDFLHNFVLTHKINVLKSQVAKLAQEKWFDCLSVQTHRRVITLQYWTAVPGRKSWLEIGVATGKDAARRFRRTPNPQLSIRWFRRGEEMKDTKLDIDWLNLDVEQILSEVVARHISWSLTSIKDRLQALAGPESKLDMHLDTSESVPEDCSLRLSIAGLQDAVVVRQEPVTGKLSVSPPNQRATRCELAINSNEQVDTATVLASALCDMMKDRVDVVASIAGWSQLREEFAKDSLKQAFGNASIRAYMCSGGWGKQWALFATFSLVGEKWWVVRLADKPSADRPGNTRAIAETRAIPTQDRPFGQTALSRTALLQIEQAAAAEVSCAVLTQQLAMAGIRHKTDGLAPISLHEASATLDDSIRESSVFLANCTFLKHTSGKHSTITSLRVTHNGLMANMPTADEEPAMARYDLRLTVDQGQLKYLREYLTTKGRNADVAMNASGALALRLRTPFGAPYLDQIYARLKACQRLNSFIANINASKFRATNVSLSRLSFVYNESPELTATILLANDSGSPATLALEPKASNPQFRARIVFEKLLNMIIDKGTSFAALCQTLQISLPVLHTLDKLETAHLSPKDTFIHIRHPTLYTIEYRAPLPALNINILMQDRRTSNGLVRAWSISTSLPKDGISASAVGKALVELSKFQGDSWHGLGDGSFVALLKGAAKAIEQIDQTVRSSANAATTATTNATRQGEASHAAPKPQAPAQQKSLPNTGSTSAKTATSAKGGAKGNVPTTNGRPAPKPNVTRVKNEIIELD